Proteins from a genomic interval of Symmachiella macrocystis:
- a CDS encoding efflux RND transporter permease subunit, which yields MPRRFNRTTGWMVDHPSVVTFGLLVISGFALLGYIAPERLTDLFTVHAPDQQSPVTKREKFETPPDVDPVSLSDSDAVLVVDCDAIFTQRGAAAVRHVVDELESLDYVRSILWMDRVPILNIFGLPEPILPSATASAGRFESARQKADAHPLVAGQLLSDDGKTLLLLIKFDWLFVSDDEDCTSRLREEAEKAAADFPDVNMSFLVSGRVPTYLTIVQSHEENKYKYQIIGYSMIGLIAIVLFRGFTAVIIVALAPAMGVFWTLGMLQYFDLQNNPFNDVILPVLLSLVGLTDGVHLMVQIRRYRASGMSERDAARAGVREVGLACALTSLTTAIGFGSMSLAHHKTVQEFGWSCVMGVLLTFVAVVTVIPLACSTRMGRRVHIGHERGLIDRHLNRIGGIIEFVLRHTKALSYIAIGLTFVLLMISLTLRPDERRTDAMPTGSEAAVAMRHMDDAFGGLEYSAVDISWSSDVPADSPKILEAVSAVDDLLLSEELIGHPLSIRNLIDALPGEGKASERMSMIELLPPPLKRAFYTPEHRRASVTFRVRDLGIATYGPVFRRLETGLEKIQQDYPNFTFDLSGSAVRRWEHLYQIVVDLATSLGSAAIIIFVVLAFVYRSVRMGLISIIPNVFPLAVTGTALVLTGGSLEMVSVCAFTVCLGIAVDDTIHFLTRYQEEREKTDDDHEAIRASFTGVGTALIMTTAVLIVGFSTVLFSDMRDQRIFAAMSGLTIGSALFGDLVFLPALLSRFARAKPRSDSAEDEIPGDV from the coding sequence ATGCCTCGCCGATTTAACCGAACGACCGGTTGGATGGTCGACCACCCTTCCGTTGTGACGTTCGGTTTGCTGGTCATCAGTGGATTCGCCTTGCTGGGATACATTGCTCCAGAGCGACTCACCGATTTGTTCACGGTCCATGCTCCCGACCAGCAGTCACCCGTAACCAAACGCGAGAAATTCGAAACGCCCCCCGACGTCGACCCGGTGAGCCTGTCGGACTCAGATGCTGTCTTGGTTGTTGATTGCGACGCGATTTTCACACAACGCGGCGCTGCTGCGGTACGGCACGTGGTCGACGAACTTGAGTCGCTGGATTATGTGCGCAGCATCTTGTGGATGGATCGTGTTCCGATTCTCAACATCTTTGGCTTGCCGGAACCGATTTTACCCTCGGCGACTGCTTCTGCCGGGCGATTCGAATCGGCGCGTCAAAAGGCGGACGCCCACCCTCTTGTGGCGGGCCAACTCCTGTCCGATGACGGCAAAACGTTGTTGCTGCTGATCAAATTCGATTGGCTGTTCGTCTCGGACGACGAAGATTGCACGTCCCGACTCCGAGAGGAAGCGGAAAAAGCGGCGGCCGATTTTCCCGACGTCAATATGTCGTTTCTCGTTTCCGGACGCGTCCCTACGTATTTGACAATCGTACAATCCCACGAAGAGAACAAATATAAATATCAAATCATCGGCTATTCGATGATCGGTTTGATCGCGATTGTGCTATTCCGCGGATTTACAGCGGTCATAATCGTCGCCCTGGCGCCCGCGATGGGGGTGTTTTGGACGTTAGGGATGTTGCAATATTTTGATTTGCAAAACAATCCTTTCAACGACGTCATCTTGCCGGTGCTGTTGAGTTTGGTGGGGCTCACCGACGGTGTGCATCTGATGGTGCAAATCCGTCGATATCGTGCCTCGGGGATGAGCGAACGCGATGCCGCCCGCGCCGGCGTTCGCGAAGTGGGCTTGGCCTGCGCGCTGACCTCGCTCACCACGGCAATCGGCTTTGGATCAATGTCTTTGGCGCATCACAAAACCGTGCAAGAGTTCGGTTGGAGCTGCGTGATGGGTGTGCTGTTGACGTTTGTGGCTGTGGTGACGGTGATTCCGCTGGCCTGCTCTACACGCATGGGACGGCGGGTCCATATCGGTCACGAGCGGGGACTGATTGACCGGCACTTGAATCGGATCGGCGGCATCATTGAGTTCGTGTTGCGGCATACTAAGGCGCTCAGTTATATCGCGATCGGGCTTACATTCGTCCTGTTGATGATTTCCTTAACGCTCCGGCCCGACGAACGCCGTACCGATGCCATGCCGACCGGCTCAGAAGCGGCCGTTGCCATGCGGCACATGGATGATGCTTTTGGCGGGTTGGAATACTCGGCCGTCGACATCAGTTGGTCCTCTGACGTGCCTGCGGATTCGCCGAAAATACTCGAAGCGGTCTCCGCTGTTGATGATTTACTGCTATCGGAGGAGTTGATCGGCCACCCGCTTTCCATCCGCAATCTCATCGACGCCTTACCCGGCGAAGGCAAAGCCTCCGAACGGATGTCGATGATTGAATTACTCCCTCCCCCTTTGAAGCGCGCCTTTTACACGCCCGAGCACCGCCGAGCCTCCGTGACATTTCGTGTTCGTGATTTGGGAATCGCCACGTATGGCCCAGTGTTTCGCCGGTTGGAAACGGGATTGGAGAAAATACAGCAAGACTATCCGAACTTCACTTTTGATTTATCCGGCTCGGCCGTTCGGCGTTGGGAGCACCTGTACCAAATCGTGGTCGATCTGGCGACAAGCCTCGGGAGTGCTGCGATCATCATCTTTGTCGTCTTGGCGTTCGTGTATCGCTCGGTGCGGATGGGACTGATTTCCATCATTCCTAACGTTTTTCCCCTAGCGGTCACCGGAACGGCGCTGGTCTTGACTGGCGGATCGTTGGAGATGGTGAGTGTCTGCGCGTTTACCGTTTGTTTAGGAATCGCCGTGGACGACACAATCCATTTTCTTACGCGTTATCAAGAAGAACGGGAGAAAACTGACGACGACCACGAGGCCATTCGCGCCTCATTCACTGGGGTCGGGACGGCACTCATTATGACCACCGCTGTGCTCATCGTCGGTTTTTCGACGGTGCTATTCAGTGATATGCGCGACCAACGCATTTTTGCCGCCATGAGCGGCTTGACGATTGGCTCGGCCCTATTCGGAGATTTGGTCTTCTTGCCGGCACTGCTATCGCGATTTGCGCGGGCGAAACCGCGGAGCGATTCCGCCGAGGACGAAATTCCCGGCGACGTTTGA
- a CDS encoding multidrug effflux MFS transporter produces the protein MDHNSSTSNSNWRPEAWLLALFLTAVAAYWAFDWLGGGFVAEQLADRFGTILIEKSRERITQPAEFLSIRMRESLWFLAMAVGMIGVALLAARIVRRLCSPMWAWLPISLIAFATVNGVIGAGGETGTYWMVLFAGSGDSKQPEFQIARILHRDSDAKEKVVILGSSQGLSEIDEPTLNRRFGPQKYFANLSYVGSHTIEFLLTEPWYGGEHPEIAICYLSELNFYTKVSGARLLPLLKVSEWPTLQELEIEKFDIGNRGINGYVGSVLPAFQSRRSLEYFLFGTPAVENKIKRDHPTLGSAAESVDQKKQRREQAHEKTIARMAKTYAVNDDTEFHKTTLEMFLQRAQQTGTQVVLIFGQVNPVLSQKIDPDVRRDFLDYRDRLKKRFPDVLILSDELPVHPESDYHDMMHLTEEAQIRHTHSLADVLQDRLGWSPDSD, from the coding sequence GTGGATCACAATTCATCTACTTCCAATTCTAATTGGCGGCCCGAAGCTTGGTTGCTGGCCCTGTTTTTGACGGCGGTAGCGGCCTATTGGGCGTTTGACTGGCTCGGCGGCGGATTCGTTGCTGAGCAACTCGCTGATCGATTTGGCACAATTCTCATAGAAAAAAGCCGTGAACGAATCACGCAACCCGCGGAATTCCTATCCATCCGCATGCGCGAAAGCCTGTGGTTTCTCGCGATGGCTGTGGGGATGATCGGTGTGGCGTTGTTGGCAGCGCGAATTGTGCGCCGCTTGTGCTCGCCGATGTGGGCTTGGTTACCAATCTCCTTGATTGCATTCGCAACGGTCAACGGCGTGATCGGAGCGGGCGGGGAAACCGGTACGTATTGGATGGTCTTGTTCGCCGGCAGCGGCGATAGCAAACAACCGGAGTTTCAAATTGCCCGAATCCTGCATCGTGATAGCGACGCGAAGGAAAAGGTGGTCATCCTCGGTTCCAGTCAAGGACTCAGTGAGATTGATGAACCGACATTGAATCGGCGGTTTGGTCCGCAAAAATATTTTGCCAACCTCTCTTACGTTGGTTCCCACACGATTGAATTCTTGCTGACAGAACCATGGTATGGAGGCGAACACCCTGAAATTGCGATCTGTTACCTGAGCGAATTGAACTTTTACACCAAGGTGTCGGGAGCCCGGTTGCTGCCGTTGCTTAAGGTCTCGGAATGGCCCACCTTGCAAGAGTTGGAGATCGAAAAATTCGATATCGGCAATCGCGGTATCAATGGTTATGTGGGATCGGTCTTGCCGGCGTTCCAATCGCGTCGCAGTCTTGAGTATTTTCTGTTTGGCACCCCTGCGGTCGAAAACAAAATCAAACGTGACCACCCGACGCTGGGATCAGCTGCCGAGTCGGTTGATCAGAAAAAGCAGCGGCGCGAGCAAGCGCATGAAAAAACCATTGCGAGGATGGCGAAGACTTACGCCGTCAACGACGATACCGAATTTCACAAAACCACATTAGAAATGTTTCTCCAGCGGGCGCAACAAACGGGGACCCAAGTTGTCTTGATCTTTGGGCAGGTCAATCCGGTCCTCAGTCAAAAAATTGATCCCGATGTGCGCCGCGATTTTCTAGACTATCGGGATCGCTTAAAGAAACGATTTCCCGACGTACTGATCCTGTCCGACGAACTGCCCGTCCATCCAGAATCCGATTATCACGATATGATGCACCTCACCGAAGAGGCGCAGATTCGCCACACACACAGCTTAGCGGATGTGTTACAGGATCGCTTGGGGTGGTCGCCCGACAGTGATTGA